Proteins co-encoded in one Carassius carassius chromosome 35, fCarCar2.1, whole genome shotgun sequence genomic window:
- the dipk1c gene encoding divergent protein kinase domain 1C isoform X1 translates to MQRSLRGVLRCLGAKLCRRSALLVVLLWLASWLFLNGLVFVHRNMFSDFCTDHKSKEILQRVCAEYQQGVLTGDLCEDLCVAGRVEYKRCLYYENGKKVMAASWRGVPIVLKSKLENFSSYEALALLEYQDAAGGAGGEEELSPLDVVFFATLEIKNSLGLETGANLTLPRLWGQKLKENERTYSRAELASLWALLQQEEYTFLRVLQDLTHHVAKILGSCGHFYAVEYLAAGHAWDQHIFSLEELTLSPSPSPRSGQEKTMTARDMVPRVALSFLEMVEHFENDFSHSLHLCDIKPENFAIRKDLTVVAIDVDMAFFEPKMRDILEQNCTSDNDCNFFDCISKCDKTKNRCGPKRKNSNLQVICEKIFRPWISPTLLGAKAGFPLQVALQRAVQECAEIDDGEDAQRTRAVRGQLQDLLVELIQEDTGHRGEGQEHKIRHFISK, encoded by the exons ATGCAGCGGTCCCTGCGTGGGGTCCTCAGGTGTCTGGGGGCGAAGCTGTGCCGCAGGAGCGCTCTGCTGGTCGTCCTGCTGTGGCTGGCCTCCTGGCTCTTCCTCAACGGACTGGTGTTCGTGCACAGGAACATGTTCTCTGACTTCTGCACTGACCACAAGAGCAAAGAGATCCTGCAGAGGGTG TGTGCTGAGTATCAGCAGGGAGTCCTGACCGGTGACCTCTGCGAGGACCTCTGCGTGGCCGGTCGTGTGGAATACAAACGCTGCCTCTATTACGAGAATGGCAAGAAGGTCATGGCCGCCAGCTGGCGTGGGGTGCCTATCGTTCTCAAGTCAAAGCTGGAGAACTTCTCCTCCTATGAGGCTTTAGCTCTGCTGGAGTACCAGGATGCAGCGGGAGGAGCGGGAGGCGAGGAGGAGCTCTCTCCGCTGGATGTCGTCTTCTTCGCTACGCTGGAGATCAAAAACTCTCTGGGTTTGGAGACGGGAGCTAACTTGACGTTGCCCCGGTTGTGGGGCCAGAAGCTGAAAGAGAACGAGCGGACGTACTCTCGAGCGGAGCTGGCCTCGCTCTGGGCTCTCCTTCAGCAGGAGGAGTACACCTTCCTCAGGGTCCTGCAGGATTTAACCCACCACGTGGCCAAGATCCTGGGCTCCTGTGGTCACTTTTACGCCGTGGAGTACTTGGCGGCCGGACATGCGTGGGACCAGCACATATTCTCGTTGGAGGAGCTGACTCTGAGCCCCTCGCCGAGCCCCCGGAGCGGACAGGAGAAGACGATGACCGCAAGAGATATGGTCCCCCGAGTGGCCCTGAGCTTTCTAGAGATGGTGGAGCATTTCGAGAACGACTTTTCCCACAGCTTACACCTCTGTGACATCAAACCAGAGAACTTCGCCATCAGGAAGGACCTGACG GTGGTGGCCATAGATGTGGACATGGCTTTTTTTGAGCCTAAAATGAGAGACATACTTGAGCAGAACTGCACCAGTGACAATGACTGCAACTTCTTCGACTGCATTTCCAAGTGTGACAAAACTAAAAACAGATGTGGGCCGAAACGCAAGAACAGTAACCTTCAG GTGATCTGTGAGAAGATCTTCAGGCCTTGGATTTCTCCCACGCTGCTCGGTGCTAAAGCAGGGTTCCCCCTGCAGGTGGCGCTGCAGCGGGCCGTCCAGGAGTGCGCTGAGATAGACGACGGGGAGGACGCCCAGCGCACACGGGCCGTGAGAGGACAGCTACAGGATCTGCTCGTGGAGCTCATTCAGGAGGATACGGGACACCGGGGTGAAGGCCAGGAACACAAGATACGGCACTTCATTTCTAAATGA
- the dipk1c gene encoding divergent protein kinase domain 1C isoform X2 — MQRSLRGVLRCLGAKLCRRSALLVVLLWLASWLFLNGLVFVHRNMFSDFCTDHKSKEILQRVCAEYQQGVLTGDLCEDLCVAGRVEYKRCLYYENGKKVMAASWRGVPIVLKSKLENFSSYEALALLEYQDAAGGAGGEEELSPLDVVFFATLEIKNSLGLETGANLTLPRLWGQKLKENERTYSRAELASLWALLQQEEYTFLRVLQDLTHHVAKILGSCGHFYAVEYLAAGHAWDQHIFSLEELTLSPSPSPRSGQEKTMTARDMVPRVALSFLEMVEHFENDFSHSLHLCDIKPENFAIRKDLTVVAIDVDMAFFEPKMRDILEQNCTSDNDCNFFDCISKCDKTKNRCGPKRKNSNLQSTPAVSASSLKENKLTDKLMNPSPAPGHRWLRQILLSVPDHLTQPLVTSTFPLYGLRFRTMRAL; from the exons ATGCAGCGGTCCCTGCGTGGGGTCCTCAGGTGTCTGGGGGCGAAGCTGTGCCGCAGGAGCGCTCTGCTGGTCGTCCTGCTGTGGCTGGCCTCCTGGCTCTTCCTCAACGGACTGGTGTTCGTGCACAGGAACATGTTCTCTGACTTCTGCACTGACCACAAGAGCAAAGAGATCCTGCAGAGGGTG TGTGCTGAGTATCAGCAGGGAGTCCTGACCGGTGACCTCTGCGAGGACCTCTGCGTGGCCGGTCGTGTGGAATACAAACGCTGCCTCTATTACGAGAATGGCAAGAAGGTCATGGCCGCCAGCTGGCGTGGGGTGCCTATCGTTCTCAAGTCAAAGCTGGAGAACTTCTCCTCCTATGAGGCTTTAGCTCTGCTGGAGTACCAGGATGCAGCGGGAGGAGCGGGAGGCGAGGAGGAGCTCTCTCCGCTGGATGTCGTCTTCTTCGCTACGCTGGAGATCAAAAACTCTCTGGGTTTGGAGACGGGAGCTAACTTGACGTTGCCCCGGTTGTGGGGCCAGAAGCTGAAAGAGAACGAGCGGACGTACTCTCGAGCGGAGCTGGCCTCGCTCTGGGCTCTCCTTCAGCAGGAGGAGTACACCTTCCTCAGGGTCCTGCAGGATTTAACCCACCACGTGGCCAAGATCCTGGGCTCCTGTGGTCACTTTTACGCCGTGGAGTACTTGGCGGCCGGACATGCGTGGGACCAGCACATATTCTCGTTGGAGGAGCTGACTCTGAGCCCCTCGCCGAGCCCCCGGAGCGGACAGGAGAAGACGATGACCGCAAGAGATATGGTCCCCCGAGTGGCCCTGAGCTTTCTAGAGATGGTGGAGCATTTCGAGAACGACTTTTCCCACAGCTTACACCTCTGTGACATCAAACCAGAGAACTTCGCCATCAGGAAGGACCTGACG GTGGTGGCCATAGATGTGGACATGGCTTTTTTTGAGCCTAAAATGAGAGACATACTTGAGCAGAACTGCACCAGTGACAATGACTGCAACTTCTTCGACTGCATTTCCAAGTGTGACAAAACTAAAAACAGATGTGGGCCGAAACGCAAGAACAGTAACCTTCAG TCAACACCTGCTGTCAGTGCCAGCTCCCTTAAGGAGAACAAGCTAACAGACAAGCTAATGAATCCAAGTCCAGCTCCGGGCCACAGGTGGCTGAGACAAATCCTTCTCTCCGTTCCCGATCACTTAACCCAACCCTTGGTGACCTCTACTTTCCCATTGTATGGTCTGCGATTCAGAACAATGAGGGCTTTGTAA